Proteins from a genomic interval of Notoacmeibacter ruber:
- a CDS encoding ABC transporter substrate-binding protein translates to MRGILFVLTTIFVTSSASLAAERTVTDDAGRQITIPDEPERIVVLHEALLGVPLADLGLVPVGSYGRGDDGQSLMAVDFYRDVLGVRAPSTTPRGIGPIGEIDLERLGALEPDLIIGTDRDGSKIERLSTIAPVYIQNASAGRVSGFQTQAELAELLGRQAIFEQRRDAYLERARELRATEGSTSGRRDYLGLFLTDQLNAIGDVTGVAQAMSDLGYSRLALAPTDGGSGMGSSLFVPLSTEIVGRLDPDILLAMNTYAGGRDEDAVRSSLDRIVPGWSRFLKPAIDGRILYLDSAKVVTPSIASAENTLDAYEDWLAGR, encoded by the coding sequence TTGCGCGGTATTCTTTTCGTTCTCACAACCATTTTTGTGACCTCGAGTGCTTCGCTCGCGGCCGAACGGACTGTCACAGACGATGCGGGTCGCCAGATTACGATCCCCGACGAGCCGGAGCGCATCGTCGTCCTTCACGAAGCGCTTCTTGGTGTGCCGCTTGCCGATCTTGGCCTCGTTCCGGTGGGCAGCTATGGCCGTGGCGACGACGGACAGAGCCTGATGGCGGTCGATTTCTACCGGGACGTTCTCGGGGTGCGCGCGCCGTCCACCACGCCCAGGGGTATCGGGCCGATTGGCGAGATCGATCTGGAACGTCTCGGCGCACTTGAGCCCGATCTCATCATCGGAACGGACCGCGACGGCAGCAAGATCGAAAGGCTGTCGACGATCGCTCCGGTTTATATCCAGAATGCGAGCGCGGGGCGCGTATCCGGTTTTCAAACACAGGCCGAGCTTGCCGAACTTCTCGGTCGGCAGGCGATTTTTGAACAGCGCCGAGACGCCTATCTCGAACGCGCGCGGGAATTAAGAGCGACAGAAGGCTCGACCAGCGGTCGCCGCGACTATCTCGGTCTCTTCCTCACCGACCAGCTCAACGCTATCGGCGATGTGACCGGCGTTGCGCAGGCCATGAGCGACCTTGGCTATTCGCGCCTTGCCCTGGCGCCCACCGACGGCGGGAGCGGCATGGGCTCGTCGCTTTTCGTTCCGCTAAGCACAGAAATTGTCGGTCGCCTCGACCCGGATATTCTACTCGCCATGAACACTTACGCCGGTGGGCGGGACGAGGATGCCGTCCGCTCGTCGCTCGACCGGATCGTACCGGGCTGGAGCCGCTTCCTTAAACCGGCCATCGATGGCCGCATCCTCTATCTCGATTCCGCGAAGGTGGTGACGCCCTCCATCGCGAGCGCGGAGAACACGCTCGATGCCTATGAAGACTGGCTGGCAGGCCGCTAG
- the iolD gene encoding 3D-(3,5/4)-trihydroxycyclohexane-1,2-dione acylhydrolase (decyclizing), translating into MSDTIRLTAAQAMVRWLAVQSNAENERFIDGVWAIFGHGNVAGIGEALHAAGDDLPTWRGQNEQTMAHAAIAYAKASKRNRAMAVTSSIGPGATNLVTAAALAHVNRLPVLLIPGDVFANRGPDPVLQQIEDFEDGTVSVNDCLRPVSRYFDRIERPEQLLTALPRAMQVLTDPAVCGPVTLSFCQDVQAEAYDYPASFFAPQTWRKRRPRADLAELEAAADLIRKADRPVIVGGGGVIYSEAEDALADFATRHGIPVVETQAGKSALAWDHPMNLGAVGVTGTDAANETVSEADVVIGVGTRFQDFTTGSWALFGAEGQQLISLNVAAYDAHKRGAVPVQGDALESLCALSDLLGDDAAQRAPKKVKGDWISASDAVMAAPNGDGLPTDAQVIGAVQRQAGPDTVVMCAAGTMPGALHTLWRPAQGGYHMEYGFSCMGYEIAGAMGIKLARPKADVICFIGDGSYMMANSELATAVMRRVPFTIVLSDNRGYACINRLQKGTGGAPFNNMYEHSRVETQPQIDFVAHAASMGAHAEKATGVADLEQKLAEARARDIPSVIVLDTDPHAGTGAGGYWWDVAVPEVSIREEVRAARATYEQNRDRQRKV; encoded by the coding sequence ATGAGCGACACGATCCGTTTGACCGCCGCCCAGGCGATGGTGCGCTGGCTGGCTGTCCAGTCGAACGCCGAAAACGAGCGGTTCATCGATGGCGTCTGGGCGATCTTCGGCCATGGCAACGTGGCGGGGATTGGCGAGGCGCTGCATGCGGCGGGCGACGACCTGCCCACCTGGCGCGGCCAGAACGAGCAGACAATGGCTCATGCCGCCATCGCCTATGCCAAGGCCAGCAAGCGCAACCGGGCGATGGCTGTCACGTCCTCCATCGGGCCGGGCGCCACGAACTTGGTGACAGCGGCGGCGCTCGCGCACGTGAACCGTCTGCCGGTCCTTCTGATCCCCGGCGACGTCTTCGCAAACCGCGGCCCGGATCCCGTCCTACAGCAGATCGAGGATTTCGAGGACGGCACGGTCAGCGTGAACGACTGCCTTCGGCCCGTCAGCCGCTATTTCGACCGGATCGAGCGGCCCGAGCAATTGCTGACCGCTTTGCCGCGCGCGATGCAGGTCCTGACCGATCCGGCGGTCTGCGGCCCGGTCACACTGTCCTTCTGCCAGGACGTTCAGGCCGAGGCATATGATTACCCTGCGAGCTTCTTCGCGCCGCAAACCTGGCGCAAACGCCGTCCGCGCGCGGATTTGGCCGAGCTCGAAGCCGCGGCCGACCTGATCCGGAAGGCTGATCGGCCTGTGATCGTCGGCGGCGGCGGAGTCATCTATTCGGAGGCAGAAGACGCGCTGGCAGATTTCGCGACGCGGCACGGGATCCCGGTGGTCGAGACGCAGGCGGGTAAGTCCGCGTTGGCCTGGGATCACCCGATGAATCTGGGCGCCGTAGGCGTGACCGGCACAGACGCCGCGAACGAAACCGTGTCGGAAGCGGACGTGGTGATCGGCGTCGGCACGCGGTTCCAGGACTTCACCACCGGCTCGTGGGCGCTCTTCGGGGCCGAAGGGCAACAGCTGATCTCGCTCAACGTCGCGGCCTATGACGCGCACAAGCGGGGCGCGGTCCCGGTGCAGGGCGATGCCTTGGAAAGCTTGTGTGCACTCTCGGACCTGCTGGGCGACGACGCCGCGCAGCGGGCTCCGAAAAAGGTGAAGGGCGATTGGATCAGCGCTTCCGATGCGGTGATGGCGGCACCCAACGGCGACGGGCTGCCGACCGACGCGCAGGTAATCGGCGCGGTGCAGCGGCAGGCAGGACCGGACACGGTCGTCATGTGCGCGGCTGGCACTATGCCTGGCGCGCTGCACACGCTCTGGCGGCCCGCGCAAGGCGGCTATCACATGGAATACGGCTTTTCCTGCATGGGCTACGAGATCGCGGGGGCCATGGGCATCAAGCTCGCCCGGCCAAAGGCGGACGTGATCTGCTTCATCGGCGATGGCAGTTACATGATGGCGAATTCCGAACTTGCGACGGCGGTGATGCGCCGCGTTCCCTTCACGATCGTCCTTAGCGATAACCGCGGCTACGCCTGCATCAACCGCTTGCAAAAAGGCACCGGCGGCGCGCCGTTCAACAACATGTATGAGCATTCCCGCGTCGAGACGCAGCCGCAGATCGATTTCGTGGCCCATGCCGCCTCGATGGGCGCGCACGCGGAAAAAGCGACGGGAGTGGCAGATCTCGAGCAGAAGCTGGCCGAGGCCCGCGCACGCGATATCCCATCGGTCATCGTGCTCGACACCGATCCCCACGCCGGAACCGGGGCGGGCGGATATTGGTGGGACGTAGCGGTGCCTGAAGTTTCTATTCGCGAAGAGGTCCGCGCCGCTCGCGCGACCTACGAGCAGAACCGCGACCGTCAAAGAAAGGTCTGA
- a CDS encoding TonB-dependent receptor, with product MKSNSLYNHLTGGCAVLALAVSAGSASAQENVTVLETITVSGENLERSVRQTASSIAVMTDDDIQRRFGDESVLEAVSRVPNVTVPAEGGLLSAPTIRGQASEGPNSGATAFFSGTTPRTAVEVDGRTLNFNELIFGFSSLWDVESIEVYRGPQTISQGANSIAGAVIIDTKDPTFEPEFRAQTQYGSYDRFGAAMVASGPLSDQVAGRVAIDYNRRDTFIDYVAPGFQSDGDLDLDSFNGRGKLLFVPDALPGFEAKITGFYSYNNRPTFEAASPPYDDLDNITPSNPTYENNVGGGMIDISYLFDNGMKFYNELQYNRAETDRTATPAENGSASIEADNVSNETRLIFGDPDVNGASGVVGAYLGYTASADELSLTDRLGNAFVSNFDDDKQNMSIFGEVNYRFLDRWVASGSLRYQHDRIQREGLATFGRGERPLDYDETFDALLPKLSLAYDLTEDVTVGALVSRGYNPGGVSLDLVGNQYYLYDEETVWNYELFARTSLLDDRLRINANVFYSDFEDAQRYVEVGQVGPFFQSYTVNVEDARSYGLEVGAEYDVRSDLRVQAGLGLLSTEIKEIGAAAAGISEGNDFSRAPNYTLSFGFDWDIRENLSFGASLRHSDGYFSDDANSDDLAVGSYTVVDLRAAFSPQDNFKAFAYVNNLFDDRSATLKRQNRASGGFVEASIVQPREIGAGLQVSF from the coding sequence ATGAAGTCCAACTCGCTATACAATCATCTGACCGGCGGTTGCGCTGTGCTGGCTCTCGCGGTCTCCGCGGGCAGCGCCTCGGCTCAGGAGAACGTCACCGTCCTCGAGACGATCACCGTCTCCGGTGAAAATCTGGAGCGCAGCGTCCGGCAGACCGCTTCTTCCATCGCGGTCATGACCGATGACGATATTCAACGCCGTTTCGGCGATGAATCGGTCCTGGAGGCGGTAAGTCGCGTACCGAACGTCACGGTGCCGGCGGAAGGCGGCTTGTTGAGTGCGCCGACCATTCGCGGGCAGGCCAGCGAAGGCCCGAATAGCGGCGCGACCGCGTTCTTTTCCGGCACGACACCGCGGACGGCTGTTGAGGTCGATGGACGGACGCTCAACTTCAACGAACTCATCTTCGGCTTCTCCTCGCTTTGGGACGTGGAATCCATCGAGGTCTATCGCGGTCCGCAGACGATCAGCCAGGGTGCCAACAGCATCGCAGGCGCGGTCATCATCGACACCAAGGACCCGACGTTCGAGCCGGAGTTCCGGGCACAAACGCAATATGGCAGCTACGACCGGTTCGGTGCGGCAATGGTGGCGTCCGGTCCGCTTTCTGACCAGGTCGCAGGCCGCGTCGCGATCGACTACAACCGGCGCGATACATTCATCGATTACGTCGCTCCGGGTTTCCAGTCCGATGGCGACCTCGATCTCGACAGCTTCAACGGCCGGGGCAAGCTGCTCTTCGTCCCGGATGCGCTTCCGGGCTTCGAGGCCAAGATCACGGGCTTCTACAGCTACAACAACCGGCCGACCTTCGAAGCGGCATCGCCGCCCTATGATGATCTCGACAACATCACGCCGTCCAATCCGACCTACGAGAACAATGTCGGCGGCGGCATGATCGACATCTCCTACCTCTTCGACAACGGCATGAAGTTCTATAACGAATTGCAGTACAACCGTGCCGAAACCGACCGTACGGCGACACCGGCGGAGAATGGGTCCGCCAGCATCGAGGCCGACAATGTCTCCAACGAAACGCGCCTGATCTTCGGCGATCCGGATGTAAACGGCGCAAGCGGGGTCGTCGGCGCCTATCTGGGTTATACCGCGAGCGCGGACGAGTTGTCCCTTACCGATCGACTGGGCAACGCCTTCGTTTCGAACTTCGACGACGACAAGCAGAATATGAGCATCTTCGGCGAAGTGAACTACCGGTTCCTCGATCGGTGGGTCGCTTCCGGCAGCCTTCGCTACCAGCACGATCGCATCCAGCGGGAGGGTCTTGCGACGTTCGGCCGGGGAGAGCGGCCCCTCGATTACGACGAGACGTTCGATGCTCTTCTGCCAAAGCTTTCGCTTGCTTATGATCTGACTGAGGATGTCACGGTCGGCGCTCTTGTCAGCCGTGGCTACAATCCTGGTGGCGTCTCGCTCGATTTAGTCGGCAACCAGTACTATCTCTACGATGAAGAGACCGTATGGAATTACGAGCTGTTTGCACGAACGAGCCTTCTAGACGACCGCCTGCGCATCAACGCCAATGTTTTCTACAGCGATTTCGAAGATGCCCAGCGCTATGTCGAAGTCGGACAGGTCGGCCCCTTCTTCCAGTCCTATACGGTGAATGTGGAGGATGCCCGGTCCTACGGCCTCGAAGTTGGCGCGGAATACGATGTCCGAAGCGATCTGCGCGTTCAAGCAGGTCTCGGCCTTCTATCGACCGAGATCAAAGAGATCGGCGCCGCCGCTGCGGGCATCTCGGAAGGCAATGATTTCAGCCGCGCCCCGAACTATACGCTTTCCTTCGGCTTCGATTGGGACATACGGGAGAATCTCAGCTTCGGTGCCAGCCTTCGCCATTCGGATGGATATTTCTCCGATGATGCGAACAGCGACGATCTGGCTGTCGGAAGCTACACCGTCGTCGACCTTCGCGCGGCTTTCAGCCCGCAGGACAACTTCAAGGCTTTCGCTTACGTGAACAATCTGTTCGACGACCGTTCGGCGACCCTGAAGCGCCAGAACCGGGCAAGCGGTGGTTTTGTGGAAGCATCCATCGTTCAGCCGCGCGAGATCGGCGCGGGGCTTCAGGTGAGTTTCTGA
- a CDS encoding LysR family transcriptional regulator, which yields MNWDDFRYFLAVARDGQMLSAAARLGISQSRLSRHIAALEEASGTRLFDRTTRGSTLTEDGAALFVTAERVEAEILAGAARIGGHDAVAGTVRIGAPDGFGSAFLAPRLGRFRSAYPDLRIQLVPVPRSFSLSEREADLAIMVGRPDKGRLRVRKLVPYSLGLYASRAYLDRAGLPTTPDDLRHHTRIGYVDDLVYTPELNYAREFHRDWQSDIAVATAIGQFAAVQAGAGIGICHDFMARGDADLVRLLPELEARRSYWLVWHENLRVARRVQAAADLLDTIVREERHLFAAD from the coding sequence ATGAACTGGGACGACTTTCGATATTTTCTGGCGGTGGCGCGAGACGGACAGATGTTGAGTGCCGCAGCCCGGCTCGGTATCAGCCAGTCCCGGCTGAGCCGCCACATCGCGGCGCTGGAAGAGGCTAGCGGCACACGTCTGTTCGATCGCACGACGCGTGGATCGACCCTGACCGAGGACGGCGCCGCGCTCTTCGTCACTGCTGAACGTGTGGAGGCGGAAATCTTGGCGGGCGCGGCGCGGATCGGCGGACACGATGCGGTCGCGGGCACCGTGCGGATCGGCGCACCTGACGGTTTCGGCAGCGCATTTCTCGCGCCACGGCTGGGCCGCTTCCGCTCGGCCTATCCCGATCTGCGCATCCAATTGGTGCCCGTTCCGCGCAGCTTTTCGCTTTCGGAACGCGAGGCCGACCTCGCGATCATGGTGGGCCGACCCGACAAGGGACGCCTGCGCGTACGCAAACTGGTCCCGTATTCGCTGGGGCTTTACGCGTCGCGCGCCTATCTCGACCGGGCGGGCTTGCCCACGACGCCGGACGATTTGCGACACCATACCCGCATCGGCTACGTCGACGATCTCGTCTATACGCCCGAGCTGAATTACGCGCGCGAGTTCCATCGTGACTGGCAGTCGGACATTGCGGTCGCGACGGCCATCGGGCAGTTCGCCGCGGTGCAGGCCGGCGCGGGCATCGGCATCTGCCACGACTTCATGGCCAGGGGAGATGCAGACCTGGTGCGGCTTTTGCCGGAGCTGGAGGCCCGCCGCAGCTACTGGCTGGTCTGGCACGAGAACTTGCGGGTCGCACGCCGGGTGCAGGCCGCGGCCGATCTGCTCGATACGATAGTGCGCGAGGAGCGGCACCTCTTTGCGGCGGACTGA
- the iolB gene encoding 5-deoxy-glucuronate isomerase translates to MPNLLKKPFGTRGKVHQITPESAGWRYVGFSLYRLKAGDAAAEATGDREIILVMVEGKAAITGAGQDWGTLGERMDVFERTPPHCLYLPNGTEWEAKAETDCVIAICTAPGKSGHEPRRIGPDGITLTERGRGTNTRYINNIAMENEDYCDSLLVTEVFTPAGHWSSFPSHRHDEDDFPRITYLEETYYHRLNPASGFGVQRVYTDDGQLDETMAISDGDVVCVPRGHHPCGAPYGFEMYYLNVMAGPLRKWRFVPAPEVEWIMERDG, encoded by the coding sequence ATGCCCAACCTTCTGAAAAAGCCGTTCGGCACCCGCGGCAAGGTGCATCAGATCACGCCCGAAAGCGCCGGTTGGCGCTATGTGGGCTTCTCACTCTACCGCCTGAAAGCGGGTGATGCGGCAGCCGAGGCGACCGGCGACCGGGAGATCATCCTTGTAATGGTCGAGGGTAAGGCGGCGATTACCGGCGCAGGCCAGGACTGGGGCACGCTGGGCGAACGGATGGACGTGTTCGAGCGGACGCCGCCCCATTGCCTCTACCTGCCCAATGGCACCGAGTGGGAGGCGAAAGCCGAGACCGACTGTGTCATCGCTATCTGCACCGCGCCGGGGAAAAGCGGGCACGAACCGCGCCGGATCGGACCCGATGGCATTACCCTGACCGAGCGCGGCAGGGGCACCAATACTCGCTACATTAACAACATCGCGATGGAGAACGAGGATTACTGCGACAGCCTGCTTGTTACAGAAGTCTTCACCCCTGCGGGCCACTGGTCGTCCTTCCCAAGCCACCGCCACGACGAAGACGACTTCCCGCGCATCACCTACCTGGAAGAGACCTACTACCACCGCCTTAACCCGGCGTCGGGCTTCGGCGTGCAGCGCGTCTACACGGATGACGGACAGCTGGACGAAACGATGGCCATATCCGATGGGGACGTGGTCTGCGTGCCGCGCGGCCATCATCCCTGCGGCGCACCCTATGGATTCGAGATGTATTACCTCAACGTCATGGCGGGCCCCTTGCGAAAATGGCGTTTCGTACCCGCACCAGAGGTAGAATGGATCATGGAACGCGACGGCTAA
- the iolE gene encoding myo-inosose-2 dehydratase, producing MSVKIGISPVAWQNDDLPELTSDFTMDDAMRDAAEIGYTGIERGRRMPADTEGLRAYLDRYGLALCGGWYSGSLLANDVQTEIDQIRAQVEQFAALDAPCIVYAECSNTVQGSRLTPVSRRPKLTRDEIVAYGAKLGEVAKWSADQGLPVVYHHHMGAIVEDGEDIDWLMEGAPEALQLLYDTGHLDMAGGDIMAVLRKWGGRIGHVHYKNIRADVVAANRSKDGSFLDAVVAGAFTVPGDPEGSIDFRAVTDALAKMDYDGWIVVEAEQDPAKVAPLDASKRGYAHILDCCEASGLSVEEKG from the coding sequence ATGTCCGTCAAGATCGGCATCTCCCCCGTGGCCTGGCAGAACGACGACCTGCCCGAGCTGACAAGCGATTTCACCATGGACGACGCGATGCGCGATGCCGCCGAGATCGGCTATACCGGCATCGAACGGGGCCGCCGTATGCCCGCCGACACCGAAGGCTTGCGTGCCTACCTCGATCGTTACGGTCTCGCGCTCTGTGGAGGATGGTATTCGGGATCGTTGCTGGCCAACGACGTGCAGACCGAGATCGACCAGATCCGCGCACAGGTCGAACAGTTTGCCGCACTGGACGCCCCCTGCATCGTCTACGCCGAGTGCTCGAACACCGTCCAGGGCAGCCGTCTGACGCCCGTCTCACGACGTCCGAAACTGACGCGCGACGAAATCGTAGCCTACGGCGCCAAGCTGGGCGAGGTCGCCAAGTGGTCCGCCGATCAGGGCTTGCCCGTGGTCTATCACCATCACATGGGCGCCATCGTCGAGGATGGTGAGGATATCGACTGGCTGATGGAAGGCGCGCCCGAGGCGCTGCAACTGCTCTACGACACCGGCCATCTCGACATGGCAGGCGGTGACATCATGGCGGTCCTGCGCAAGTGGGGCGGGCGGATCGGGCACGTGCATTACAAGAATATCCGCGCCGATGTGGTCGCGGCGAACCGATCGAAGGATGGCTCGTTCCTCGACGCGGTCGTAGCGGGCGCGTTCACCGTTCCGGGCGACCCCGAAGGTTCCATCGACTTCCGCGCTGTCACGGACGCCCTCGCGAAAATGGATTACGATGGCTGGATCGTGGTCGAGGCCGAACAGGATCCTGCGAAGGTTGCGCCCCTTGATGCGTCGAAGCGAGGCTACGCGCATATCCTCGACTGCTGCGAGGCATCCGGCCTGAGCGTGGAGGAGAAAGGCTAA
- a CDS encoding IclR family transcriptional regulator, with protein MDEKDDLDDRPASGKRSGTINSVSVAARFLHCLANAPKPLPLGAIAEQTESGSSTAHRYMQSLIKEGLAVQDPTTGLYDLGPMALSIGIAAIRRIDGVEIASRHMKTLVSETMSSGGVAIWTERGPTLVRWYRNAYFSISSLGLGDILPIDNSACGLCFQAFLPPERIESARRLQPPHFRGRKVRAGDLEKIRHECWAELTGHLLPTITGLAVPVFDAQNEIVCVMTTVTDLGQNRSANDAATLFAHARKVALQTGGSDCLELSAMDGNVRG; from the coding sequence ATGGATGAAAAGGATGATTTGGACGATCGACCGGCCTCCGGAAAGCGGTCCGGAACCATCAATTCCGTTTCGGTCGCGGCTCGCTTCCTTCATTGTCTGGCAAACGCGCCCAAACCGCTGCCGCTCGGCGCCATCGCAGAACAGACGGAATCAGGCAGTTCGACTGCCCACCGCTACATGCAGAGCCTGATAAAAGAGGGACTTGCGGTTCAGGATCCGACGACCGGCCTTTACGATCTCGGTCCGATGGCTCTCAGTATCGGCATCGCCGCGATCCGTCGGATCGATGGCGTGGAGATCGCCTCGCGCCACATGAAGACCCTCGTGAGCGAAACCATGTCGAGCGGCGGCGTTGCGATCTGGACCGAACGTGGACCGACCCTCGTTCGTTGGTATCGGAACGCCTATTTCTCGATTTCCTCGCTCGGCCTCGGCGACATCCTGCCCATCGACAACAGCGCCTGCGGGCTCTGTTTCCAGGCCTTCCTGCCGCCGGAGCGGATCGAGAGCGCGCGCCGCCTGCAGCCGCCGCATTTTCGTGGCCGCAAAGTGCGTGCCGGCGATCTGGAAAAAATCCGACATGAATGCTGGGCCGAACTCACCGGCCATCTTCTGCCGACGATAACCGGCCTGGCCGTTCCGGTCTTCGACGCTCAGAACGAGATCGTCTGTGTTATGACGACCGTCACGGACCTCGGCCAGAACCGCAGTGCAAACGACGCCGCTACCCTTTTCGCACACGCCAGGAAAGTCGCCCTCCAGACTGGCGGCTCAGACTGCTTAGAATTATCTGCAATGGACGGAAACGTTCGGGGATGA
- a CDS encoding CoA-acylating methylmalonate-semialdehyde dehydrogenase, whose amino-acid sequence MTEIAHFIDGVRVAGTSGRSQPVYDPATGESTKTVALASSAEVGMAVAAAKAAWADWSRTPPLRRARILDRFKMILWDRADALAQAISAEHGKTHDDALGEVTRGLEVVEFAIGAPHLLKGEITEDVGTGVDSHAVRQSLGVVAGITPFNFPAMVPMWMFPVALACGNTFILKPSERDPSASLLIADWLAEAGLPAGVFNVVQGDKEAVDALLEHSDVKAISFVGSTPIAKYIHETGTRNGKRVQALGGAKNHMVILPDADLDMAANALMGAAYGSAGERCMAISVAVPVTDRVADALIERLVPKIEALKVGPAADRASDMGPVVTQAARDRILGLIDRGEEEGAKIVVDGRNFTPPQGYEGGYFVGPTLIDGVTPDMSVWREEIFGPVLSVVRRRDYAEAVDLIHAHDYANGVAVFTRDGDAARNFAHDIEVGMVGINVPIPVPMAFHSFGGWKQSLFGDHHMHGMEGVRFYTRMKAITTRWPSGVRTDPEFVMPTMG is encoded by the coding sequence ATGACCGAAATCGCACACTTCATCGACGGCGTACGCGTGGCGGGCACGTCCGGACGCAGCCAGCCTGTCTACGACCCGGCCACCGGCGAAAGCACCAAGACCGTCGCGCTGGCCTCGAGCGCCGAGGTCGGCATGGCCGTCGCCGCCGCGAAGGCGGCCTGGGCCGACTGGTCTCGCACGCCGCCCCTGCGCCGCGCACGCATCCTCGATCGGTTCAAGATGATCCTCTGGGACCGCGCGGATGCGCTCGCACAGGCGATCTCGGCCGAGCACGGCAAGACCCATGACGACGCTCTGGGAGAGGTCACGCGCGGGCTGGAAGTGGTCGAGTTCGCCATCGGCGCGCCGCACCTGCTGAAGGGCGAGATCACCGAAGATGTGGGCACCGGCGTCGACAGCCACGCGGTTCGCCAGTCGCTGGGCGTCGTGGCGGGAATCACGCCCTTCAACTTCCCGGCTATGGTGCCGATGTGGATGTTCCCCGTCGCGCTCGCCTGCGGAAACACGTTCATCCTGAAACCGTCCGAGCGGGACCCGTCCGCGTCGCTCCTGATCGCCGACTGGCTGGCCGAGGCGGGCCTGCCCGCGGGGGTATTCAACGTGGTGCAGGGCGACAAAGAGGCGGTGGATGCGCTGCTGGAGCATTCGGATGTGAAAGCGATCAGCTTCGTCGGATCGACCCCGATCGCGAAGTATATCCACGAGACGGGAACGCGGAACGGCAAGCGCGTGCAAGCGCTCGGCGGAGCGAAGAACCACATGGTGATCCTGCCCGATGCCGATCTCGACATGGCCGCCAATGCGCTGATGGGCGCGGCCTATGGCTCCGCGGGCGAGCGGTGCATGGCGATCTCCGTCGCTGTCCCGGTGACTGACAGGGTGGCCGATGCGCTGATCGAGCGTCTCGTCCCGAAAATCGAGGCGCTGAAGGTCGGACCGGCCGCAGACCGTGCCTCCGATATGGGGCCGGTGGTGACGCAGGCCGCCCGAGACAGGATCCTGGGTCTCATCGACCGGGGTGAGGAAGAAGGCGCGAAAATTGTCGTGGACGGGCGCAATTTCACGCCTCCGCAGGGCTACGAGGGCGGCTACTTCGTCGGCCCCACGCTGATCGACGGCGTGACGCCCGACATGAGTGTCTGGCGCGAGGAAATCTTCGGACCCGTCCTGTCGGTCGTGCGCCGCAGGGATTACGCCGAAGCCGTGGATCTGATTCACGCCCACGACTATGCCAACGGCGTGGCGGTCTTCACCCGCGACGGCGACGCGGCGCGCAACTTCGCGCACGACATCGAGGTCGGCATGGTCGGCATCAACGTGCCAATCCCGGTGCCGATGGCGTTCCACAGCTTCGGCGGCTGGAAGCAGTCGCTCTTCGGCGACCACCACATGCACGGAATGGAGGGCGTACGTTTCTACACACGAATGAAGGCCATCACGACCCGGTGGCCATCCGGCGTCCGCACCGATCCCGAATTCGTCATGCCGACTATGGGGTGA